Sequence from the Microplitis demolitor isolate Queensland-Clemson2020A chromosome 2, iyMicDemo2.1a, whole genome shotgun sequence genome:
aattttttcaaatagttATGAATCGGATTTGTAgcagaaattattaaaatttgagtgCTGCTAGTAACTCatgtaaaagttttaaaacttgaggaaatttttgaattttccagaactttttttgaatagaAAACCATCAGATTAAACAAGTAGAAATGGTGGGAATATTTCAattgtctaaaatttttcgagttgtcatcagtataaaatttcgaatttgtCTTAAATTTCGGAGTTCGATTagtcgaactttttttttttacacgggaaTCTAACAAATTagaacataatttaaaaaacaatccgAGAAAGAAATCTTAAATCGAATgtagaaataatatattttattagcaATAGAAAACatggttttataaatatgttattaatttctacagaggcattttattttactaaccCGGCAAGtcttccactttttttttttaagtttactgatgcagaaaaaattaaagtgtttatttagaaataatttatcagtaagctgttgaaaaaaataattcaacatgtaataattaatattgaataaaattttggcaACTTTCccgcattttttattttttattgacaactggtccaaaaaaaaagaaaaaatacgaGTGTTTGTataaagacaataaaaaattaatcttgtaagtaattttctcatttatttatcattttataagAACCTGGCAACTCtcccatatttatttttatatttttccttgtataattaaatttatagctATAAAATATCATTGCGTATTTATAGAAAGTGTtcgttaagaaaaataaaaaataaatttaatgtcagAAATTCtcacgtttttatttttatttccttcctaataaataaattcataacaaaaaaaatatgtctccatttactaataattttaaaaaaattggcaactctcccaataaaaaaaaaaaaaaaaccaaaattctcccgccataaattttttttaaattaataacaatgggcctcaactcaaaaaataaattattctcaggactttttatggcttttcctactagaggacatgatattgaacaaaaaatgttaatattgtCATGGgctattcccaacaggagcaaagttacgggctactcttcataaagaatcatctccacccatcTCCACCGACTCATATGGGCCTCAACTCGAAAAATAGATTATTctcaggactttttatggcttttcctactagaggacaAAGTTTtccgatgaaaaaatttcaattcttccTCTTCCGCctcaattataaaaacaaaaaatgaaacataCCAActggactttttttgaagcagCAGGACTCGGCGCTAGCATAGGAGTATGTGGAGGTATATTCGCTTCATCAACACTATCGCTGCTTGTAACATTAGTATTTCCAACTTCCGGATCAGGATCAACATCCTGAAGTGTAGCTGACTTACGAAAAATGGCTTCGAACGCCAGCCTGATTCTACTTTCTGCTCCAGTCACTGTCGTATAAGGAGTCATTGCTGGACTGACCAATGGACTGAATCCTTTAAGTGTAAAAGAGTTTGTTTTCTTGAGGATTGATTTCTTTGGCTGTGTACCAAAACACGGTGTATGATACGTATGATGGTCGGATCCATTTCCCGCGCTGGTTAAATCATTAACACTCTGACGCTGCATTTTAAGGATATCCGGCGCTGGAATAACTTCGAAACGTGATGGCCGCCTTGTACGTTCTGGATCACGTAATTTACGTTCCATTTCTTCTTTAGCGCGTTCTTCAGCTTCCTTTTGGAGTTTCTGTGCGAcctggaatttatttaaaagaagaagaaaagaaaCGATTATCCAACTTATtgttcattttcaaaattttttttatttacctgaAGACGTCTTTCTCGACCAATTTGTTTTTCGATAAGTTTTATTAGTTCTAATCTTTGAATTGATCCTAATAATATCATCGAATCTGGATTATCGACTAATGGAAATCCACGTAACTTACgattttcttttaatgttTCTTTTAACTTTTGATAACTTATTCCATGGTAAATGTATTTAACATCTCTTACCATAAAATCTTctacataaatattatacattcctaaaagaagaaaaaaaaatttattttggagATAATTCATTGTCTAGAAAATTTCTATGGGAGTCTACAGAAAATCCCATAAGCAGTCTTATGGATTCGTATGGATTCCGATGAATTTCCTTAGATTTCCATtgattttctatgaaattCCCATGGATTCCTATGAATTCCTATAGATTTTCATTGATTCCCATGAATTCCCATAGATTCCTATAGGTTCCCATGGAATCCTATGAATTTCCATAGATTTCCATAGATTCCTATAGATTCCCTTGAATTCTTATGAATTCTTATAGATTCCTATTAATTCCCATGGATTCTTATAGATTTATATTGGAAGTCATcgatatcaaaatttttcctagGAATTCTTATGGGAGTCTATGGCTTTcattatagatttttatagaaaactaTAGAAAACCATGATATTTTTGGCTAATCCATATGATTTTCTTAGAGTATGACAGccctataaaaatttaatgcagGAATCTACACAGAaacccataaaaatttttttaaatccccaAGATGTTGCAGGTcggatttttataaattcttagaAATTTCGAGAGGCTTCGCGGTTTTTTCTATAGATTTCTATgggaatatataaattttcatgatatAGATGGCCAACCCATAGGGATTCGTATGTCTAGATAACTTCTATGGATTTTTATGAATTCtaaatttccataaatttcTATAAGATCCCATGTCCTTTTCTATAAATTCCcaaataaatctataagaTCTTATAGTTCCATGGTATTTTGAGTTATTTCATTGGTTGTGGCTAGATTTCTATAGATACCCATAAATTCTTATAGAAGCCTATGCCTTTGATAACTATAAAAATCTACCGAAAACCccataagaatttttttaaaatccttaTGGTATTTTAAAACAGGTTCCTATAAATTCCCATAAACTTCTAAAAGATCCCATGCCCTTTTTCTTAGATCCCTACATAAATCCATAAGAACCTATGGGTTCCATGGTGTTTCAGCCATCTATTTGATCGTGGCTGAATTCCTATATACATTTTCTATGGGACCCcataaaatcttaaaaatttcccCTATGAATTCTTATGGATTTCTTTATGGTcatccatataaaaaaatattcccatGGGCTCCTATAggaatccaaaaattttcggcTAACATGAATTTTTAGGTAGTgaagataatataaaaaatattaaaaattaccttgAGAATCCTATCGTAAGCGATTATGAGAAATGATAAGAATGTTAGTAAGAagtgataaaacaaaaaaacaactCGATAGTTACCTGAACTTGATGGTAATAAATCTGGCAGATAAGGtagttttttaataagaataatactGTCGTATATGCTTGGCTGGAGTAATGCTGCTATTGCATTGCTTATAAGCACGGCAATCATAATAGGAACGATGTGAGTTATTTGCCCAGTCATTTCAAAAACAATAACGCTTACAGATATTGTATGAGTTACTCCCGCTGAAAATGCTGCTGCACCTACTGTTGCATACCCTCCTACACATTAATCAAAaccattaatttaatactattcatagctaacctacATTAGACTTTTTAGGACATGATAGTAAAAGCTTGAGATGAACCAACTTAGACTTAAAATGGCCTGAATTGGACCTACTTACTTACAAAGGCATTAATTAGACCTACAAAGACATATATCGTGGAACGAACGAGCTCAGAATTTTTTGAACACTCTGTTGGTCCCAGGCTGCTTCTAGGTCCTATTTCACTCCTAGcccgtatgaaaataacatatatggtcataatatatgataaatatcagaaagtATGTGTGgcgaatttaactatattttctgatatattttttttttatattaaaaaatataataatcataaaaaaataatataatatatataataataaaataatataataaaaatataataatattcatcatatacgagtATATgtttaacatatataaaatatatatgtcaatcatatacaaaaaatatatttttatcatatataaaaatatatattcttgtcatatacaaaactatagttttatcatacataaaaatatatatttctatcatatacgaaaaatatattctgatcatatataaaagcatatatttatattgtgtatggaaaaaaaagtttcttattcgcATGACccactccaattaaattagatctaaatttttatatactctttaaattgcagataaaattctcaaaattagttcatttgatgcgaatatataatatacccatacacatatatgtacaccgaataaaatatatgcttaaatataacaaagaaaatatatggtgccatgtataatataaattatatgctaccatatatttcatttcatataaaaattttatattttttgaatataaaaggaaatatatcaataccaTATTATAAAGTGaatgtaaatgtatacatggcttaatataaaaaacatataagttgcatatatggaatacatatatttactactatatataattttatattaaatcggccaaaatctctatatgactttttataatatacaatataaatatatatttttttgttgcaaacatatatgattttatatatttcaaccatatattgttttttcatacagGAGGTGTCATTAATCTACTCATAAAATCGCTGGATCgcagcaattttttattagccttagaattttttaagtcGACCCTCTGTTAGTCCCAGGCTGCCTGTGGGATCCAATCCACCCTCGGGTGTCATCAGCCCGGAGAGATGACTAGATCACTTGCATCAATTCTCCAGTACGCGAATTTcccaattttacttttttgtagtaTTCCTTGCAAGTCCTTCCTTCTGTTCAGTCTAGTTACGTTCGTTTCACGATTTATGTCTATCTAGGTCTAATCCATGCCTCCATAAGTCTAGCAGGTTCAATTCAAACCTATGTAAGTCTAATTAAGGTAATTTCAAGCTTTACAATAATGTCCTAAAAAGTGTAATGTAGGTTTTCAATGCTCTTTTAGGTTCAAAGTATGCCTCAGATTTCGactcattgtaaaaaaaaattttcagtaccTGGTGTAATAGGAGTGTTGAATGCACCAATACGAACACCATTGGGAAATCCAAGTGCCATTGCTTCGCCAACAGCCCGTCCCAAAGCTGCCCCAATTTTGAACACCGGTATAAAAATACCCGAAGGTACGGGAACAGTCGAGCAAATAATTGAGAATATGAATGTGAATAAAACGTAACAAAAAAGCCCGACGAATACGTCAGAGTAAGGTGTCGACCAATGCTTTACTACACTCATTTCTTCGACACTTAACTTAGATTTAGTCCATGTGAAATTGGTAAACAAACCCTGAACTTGGTTATGCGTATTCAGTTCACCCGCCATAAATTGACCGAGTCCCAACGGGAATGATACGGATGCGACCAATAGGGACACGATACCCGGGtataaaaaacgatttttctGCAAAAACAAATTCATGCTTTTGTTTTTGCGCATAAATATTACATACTGACGGTGTAACCAAACGTAGAAAGCGCCTCCGAGCCCACTACCGACCCCAATTAAAGCGAAAATAAACAATTCTTGCGGATCAAATGGGAAATCCATCGTAAAATTAGTAGCGAACATCGCAGTTATTGTTTCTTCGCGCTGAAACCATATCGCCAGTAATCTGAACATCGTCGCCCCACATACGGCCGCGAAAAAACCTCGCCAGTAATTACGCACGGCGAAGTAAACAGTGGTTACTTCAATGCTGAACAAAACACCGCCAATGGGTGCCGCGAAACAGGAAGCGACCCCGGCTGCACAGGCAGCAGCCAACATTTCGCAGTTACGGCTCTCGTTTTCGTAAATACCCTGGAAACTTGTCACCAATTTTGATAACAGGGTTGCTACAATACTGGCTATGTGGACGAATGGACCCTCTTTCCCTAGGGGTAATCCAGATCCCAAGGTTGCTGTCAGCCCGATAACTTTGGCAACTAGTGTTCTGAAGGTCAGATACTCTTTCAAGGCAACCCCTCGTAAAATAGTCTTCATTTCGGGTATTCCTGACCCGATACTCTGTGGAGCTACGATGTGAACGAATCCCGCGCTGAAGAGGATCAAACAGACTGGTAGTGATACCCATGCTAGGAATTGTAATGCCGGGTGGGTTGTTAAGTCTTGATACAACCATATCCTggctggaaaaaatttttcattagaaAATTTGGTTAATTCGCAGAAAAGTCAAGGATTTTTTCGTGGCTTTCTTAGGGTCAGTGGGGATATTTCTGCATGTCTAGTTGGTTTTCATTTGTAATTTGtctgttgaaaaaaagttcagTGTTTGCTATGGTGAACTTTAAAACGCGACgaatgaagaattttttgtgtttcttTTTTAACTCATAAACCTTTTTAGGCTTTTTCCGAAGCgctcaattttgaaaattttatttgtctatGAAACTTTCAGAAAAGACCGATggtatttttttccgtgaaaattttttgaagccttatttttttaaagttttgtttcccatgaaaaaatttctagggGAAGGGGAAGCAAAATGGGCCTCCAAAATTTAaggggtccattttgcccccaaaTCATTCGAGGcactcaaaatttcaaatggcCCCCCCTTTTCCTATTAAGGGagagtggggcaaaatggacccctgggggcaaaatgggctatTTATATTACACATAAGCCCTTATTTCttaaggggcccattttgcccccatCCCTTCCCCTATCCGGGAATATATGCCAGCAAAATATGACATTATGAATttgtctatatttatatttttttgtacgggttgttcttaaaaaattcacaaaaagtttttagtcaattactttttttttttttaacttcagtTCATAAAAAGTTCGTCATTAGGTCAAGCTTCGAATAGACTTTGGAAATTcgtttttaacaaaaattttgtgtgtttttaaaatcacatttgttttttttttttaaattggctcaattccaaattttttttttcattgaatcaaaaaaaaaagtctaatgaaatttcaataaaaattgaagttcaaaatttttctgaaaaatcggatcgaaattaaaaaattttcaattttcaaacttatattcataaactcaaatttttagactaaatttcttttcaaattgaaatattaaaaaaaaaaagtactaacCGTTATTACACATTGAGATTCCACGATCCATCGCATAACTAATTAGTGCCATAATAATTCCCAGCAATGCCAAAAAAACCCAGTCTTCACCCAACCTCGCTCCAGTATGTTTCCAAATGCATGCCAGCAACGCGACAGCTTTTCGACATAACGGGCCACGTCTTGATTTGCGTAAGTCTTCAGCTCTAACTTTATCCAGTTTTCTACGTGCTTTTTCGTGTGATTTAAGTTTTCGTGCTTCTTCTTTTGCAAATTCACCCAAATCTTTCGTATAGCGACCATACATCTAAACACAACATCAAAAAAcatgtcataaaaaattcaaattcaaatttcccgcgGTTTCATTAGTTCGAAGCTTACTCGGCAGCCGGGGAAGAACCCAACTAGTTCACGGTTCCATAGCTGTCATTCCCATTCCATAAAGTAGACAAACAatgcaaattaataaaacaataaatagacAAAACAAAGTACAaacaatgttaatttattatgatttttaaataaattcaaattattttagtcatttagatttattttaatacttttttcttaCAATTAACTTACAATATAGTCATCATTGCAGACGAAATAAGCTCTGTTCAGAAGACTGGCCGGCataaatacaatataaataaataaacttattgtTTTAAACATTCAAGTAACAGAGGAAttcattatttgttaattttaataaactttttttttgtttttattattaaatacatttgcgattatttttttatttttacccacTTGTTGAAGTCAAAAAAAACGAGTCAAGGTAACAGATGTTTAATGATATCGAAATTGTTGTGATGGTAGTTAAACGGTAACTGAAGAGGAGGATTTAGTTGGTCTTTGAGCATTTGAATTTGTCGAAATTTGGCAAGAGTcagcaattattatttttagattttagcTACTGGTAGTCATCGGTACTGAGTTTTTACACTACACCTCTTACCTAttgtttacataaatatattaacagACAATTGTCAGACATAAACTATTTATGTTACCACTTATAACTgtcaatgttaaaaaaaaaatttatttgatgtttAATCGTTTGTTTGTGATTTTCGGAGGACAATTTACTGatgtcattttataaatttttttttgagcatttttaattaattgttaatttttcttaccaatattttacaaaaacaaaaaaacgtgTGGCTTAATGGGAGTACTACATTAGACTGGGGTCAAATGCTGGCTGTTAATCATTTGGCAACCTCGACATTGAAGTTGTCTGCCTATACGATCTTTGTCGAGAAGCTCTTTTGccaaaaataactatttttattaaaatccatGTCTcgtttgtattttatttgttttatcaacaataaaaaagaaggtaattctattaaaaatttttttatatttttaagtaatttgaattttatttttggggtaaaaaaaaatttagggaacgaattaaaattttttttcaggaaatttaTTGAGGGCGAAAGTAACTTTAGTCTATAGTTCgcttaaaagtaaatttgaagCTGAACTTATGCAGATACGAAAAAATGTACAAAGAgtaatttgtagggaattaaatttcctacaaaaaagttatctatagatttttttgtcAGATTGATAGTTCATgagttattttgattttaatttcaaaactggattttaaaaaaatctatggatttaattttgtgtatttaACTTTGGATtgaaatatcttttgaactattCGATGTATgggaaaaattaaagaaatcttttttgtagagaatttaatttcctacaaaatcatTTCAGTACATTTAAGCCGTTTCTGCAATAGTTTATCGGTAATTTCAATTTGAAAACCagaaactattaaaaaataatttttttcaattcactgattccaaatttaaaaatcaaaatttggaCTTAAGTATTCTAgatacagtaaaaatatatcggacaaaatttttatagaattaaattctttacaaataacattcttacaaatttttacataaaccCCATGGTTTaccgaataaataaaaagggaaaattctatatttagtagaatataaaaaattatgtttagccttcactaattttttcatcatctcaACCAATTactaagtatatataaaatatatgaacatataaatagcaataaaaaaaatatattttatttttcgatgtaatttttactaatttaattcGAGACATTCAATTGACGTCAACAATGACCACGTCCTACTGGGCAATGGTTTGCTAGTCCAATTTTAGTGATTGGACCTACATAATTAGACACCATTGTCTATTATTATCGAAcaaatatctttaaataaaaccaataagattgaaaaataaaaaataaataaaaaaaaaaaatttatttaagtaaaagaatGCAATTGCATGATCGCGTATTGTCGATTGATGCAcgataggttttttttttaaaccttataacattgttttgatatatatatagtctgGTCACGCATATATATCTTATGCATAACAAGTTCTATTAtcaacacatatatataagcgTCATGCGCATAATCATTGAATTGTCAACCGCGGCGTTtgtatttctattaaattttataaaagatttCTCTTCTTGTAAAGTGcaattgcatttaattttttctgttattaaaattttatttttttttttttcaagagttTACTGCTGTGtgatttatgatcctgaagttagtagacaatttaaagaaaacaattttcgatttttttttttacatatcaaatacaaaaaaaaaaaaaaatatgaacatatagaaaatttttttaatattttttttttataatttatcatttttccaaaaattactagaCGTCGGCTGAtttcagtatatatatatatatatatatgtatatatatatatatatatatatatatatactcaattGGATCAGGTATCATGAGTAATGagatttacatatatttagtatttaaaattatattgttataaatcttttttcttaattagtacTTTTCTATAGATTTAGAAGGTTATCCCTACTCTTTAAAAGGTAGTTTTTTAGTCAAGGTCATGCTTGTATGCCCACGCGATTTTTCAATGGATTTAATGTAAGTGACCGattcacttaattttttatgattattattatataagtcgatcatttgttaatttttttgtaacgtTTTAAGCgggctcaaaaaaaaatttttaaatttcgcggtcTTCAAAAAGTGAAgattaattatgtttttttaaatttcgcggtataaaaattataaattcaaaattttttgttagtcTGCGGtctgtgaaaataaaagttttttttgaattcgcgatttgaaaaatgataaattttttgttgactaaataaaattataaatcagcagtttttaaaataattttgattttaaaatgaaaaaaaaaatttaacgaaaatttatttcctaagaaaaaattttttgaaattttacttatttaaagaaatagttttacaaatttttttgtaatttttgataggaaattgttattgaaaattaaaaaattacaaaataaaatttatttttagactaattggaaaaatatttaaaaatcatgagattaattaaaataattgctgtagttttaataaatattgcatCCATGTAGTtgacttgaattaaattgatgccataaaagtaaaaatttattttaatttagaatggcaagttttattaataagatGTTATCTCTAtgactaaataattttcacagTACAGAATAGAAGATAACCTTGGcctgggtttttttttataaatccagaaaaagtcaaaattttgcggttcaagaaaaaaaatttgtccgTTCAAGAAATTCGctcccaaaaaattttaaaaaagtttgacaTGTAGGAGTTACAAATTTTAGATAGAGTAGGACTTCCAGAAGACGGTAACACGACTTTATCTCTCTGGACAAAATCTCCCTAGGACAAAATCTCCCcatgataaaatttctaaatttatttttattagccCAATCCCTGATGGTCATACTATCAACTCAAAAATTTGACGATCAGTGATTTTGATTAACTTCATAGTAAGTTTACGTCAAGTTGTTGCAATTGACGATGATGTCAAATTTGGTCTAGAAATTTCTCATGATTATTATAAGATCTCTGGAGAACAAAATCTGTTGGACACGATCTCTTTAAACGAGGTCTTATAATGatctatgtaattataatgattTCTACACTTACGACTTGAATCgtattcatgttttttttttacattttatatgtatatcataaataaatagaatgtTACACATGTATGAAATCAGGGGAAATTCCCAGCCCAAATTTGGCACCATCGTCAATTGCAAGAACTTGACATAAACTTACTATGAAGTTAATCAAAATCACTGAAcgtcaaatttttgaagtgaTAAGTATGACCATTAGAGATTggactgataaaaataattttagaaattttatcatgGGAGATTTCCTCTGGGGAAATATGGTGGAACCCCAGAAGACTTGCCCAAAATAACCAAAGCCTTCAAGCATACACCGGACATCTTAATTTTGATTCGGGTCACCGTCTAAGAAATCCTATAGAAAATCTAGACTCAGCTTCCTGAGCTCAAAAAGAGCGGGaagttttttctttgtatttttagaagtttgaaaaaataggTCATTAATTTCACGTTTTGAAGTTTTGAAAAAGCTCtcttttttaaagatttttttttttatagagaagtGTAGGGTTTAAAAACATTCTCATTTGACTCAAAATTTGTTTACATAAAGTTCAaaatcaactttattttttactattaaaatttgtctcaAATTCAAAACTTCTACAtaacgaattttttgaaactttttggAACGGATTTTATTCACCcaagttgcaaaaaaaattcttaagccaaagaatgattttttgctgttatgattataatttaaaaaaaaaataagaaatcacccgatttagaaattttttataatttacttagtttaaaatatttaaatttattgtttaattttttttttctgcgaaagataaaaataaataatttgtaagattTTTCaaggatttaaattattattattttggtatCATTTTTCATTGGAATAAATTGTTGTGATTAATCGAGTAAATGATCCTTGACATTGggtaattacttatttttttatttattaaagaaggTTGTAATTAAATGTAGATTTTTATCgacttatttttacaaaacaataaaatttaattaataactaaactTCAATACGAATTAGTTTAAGCAAAGATAAGACAGACCTccaaacaaaatataaaaatttaaaaaaatatattgaatggTAATgacgtaattaataattataaaaattacccacataaaattaaaaatcaaact
This genomic interval carries:
- the LOC103579991 gene encoding chloride channel protein 2 isoform X2, which codes for MAPNLMAKHDRHTWGYQDTLMYGRYTKDLGEFAKEEARKLKSHEKARRKLDKVRAEDLRKSRRGPLCRKAVALLACIWKHTGARLGEDWVFLALLGIIMALISYAMDRGISMCNNARIWLYQDLTTHPALQFLAWVSLPVCLILFSAGFVHIVAPQSIGSGIPEMKTILRGVALKEYLTFRTLVAKVIGLTATLGSGLPLGKEGPFVHIASIVATLLSKLVTSFQGIYENESRNCEMLAAACAAGVASCFAAPIGGVLFSIEVTTVYFAVRNYWRGFFAAVCGATMFRLLAIWFQREETITAMFATNFTMDFPFDPQELFIFALIGVGSGLGGAFYVWLHRQYVIFMRKNKSMNLFLQKNRFLYPGIVSLLVASVSFPLGLGQFMAGELNTHNQVQGLFTNFTWTKSKLSVEEMSVVKHWSTPYSDVFVGLFCYVLFTFIFSIICSTVPVPSGIFIPVFKIGAALGRAVGEAMALGFPNGVRIGAFNTPITPGGYATVGAAAFSAGVTHTISVSVIVFEMTGQITHIVPIMIAVLISNAIAALLQPSIYDSIILIKKLPYLPDLLPSSSGMYNIYVEDFMVRDVKYIYHGISYQKLKETLKENRKLRGFPLVDNPDSMILLGSIQRLELIKLIEKQIGRERRLQVAQKLQKEAEERAKEEMERKLRDPERTRRPSRFEVIPAPDILKMQRQSVNDLTSAGNGSDHHTYHTPCFGTQPKKSILKKTNSFTLKGFSPLVSPAMTPYTTVTGAESRIRLAFEAIFRKSATLQDVDPDPEVGNTNVTSSDSVDEANIPPHTPMLAPSPAASKKVQLPRERVIDMSPEDQKRWEESEMSSEVDFSRCHIDPAPFQLVERTSLLKVHSLFSMVGVNHAYVTAIGRLVGVVALKELRKAIEDANSGIPPAHADINPTISVSSLTKSDADTEIIKDDDNLNSIDVIIDDKSHNKVDNI
- the LOC103579991 gene encoding chloride channel protein 2 isoform X1 gives rise to the protein MANSVNKKDCDENHHRHRHHHPDPAVLDGNEEDVDKEWEDFTRLMAKLKDSRSNRPNRPSQAFYPCPPPKEDDQPEFDPFDYLNTIMYGRYTKDLGEFAKEEARKLKSHEKARRKLDKVRAEDLRKSRRGPLCRKAVALLACIWKHTGARLGEDWVFLALLGIIMALISYAMDRGISMCNNARIWLYQDLTTHPALQFLAWVSLPVCLILFSAGFVHIVAPQSIGSGIPEMKTILRGVALKEYLTFRTLVAKVIGLTATLGSGLPLGKEGPFVHIASIVATLLSKLVTSFQGIYENESRNCEMLAAACAAGVASCFAAPIGGVLFSIEVTTVYFAVRNYWRGFFAAVCGATMFRLLAIWFQREETITAMFATNFTMDFPFDPQELFIFALIGVGSGLGGAFYVWLHRQYVIFMRKNKSMNLFLQKNRFLYPGIVSLLVASVSFPLGLGQFMAGELNTHNQVQGLFTNFTWTKSKLSVEEMSVVKHWSTPYSDVFVGLFCYVLFTFIFSIICSTVPVPSGIFIPVFKIGAALGRAVGEAMALGFPNGVRIGAFNTPITPGGYATVGAAAFSAGVTHTISVSVIVFEMTGQITHIVPIMIAVLISNAIAALLQPSIYDSIILIKKLPYLPDLLPSSSGMYNIYVEDFMVRDVKYIYHGISYQKLKETLKENRKLRGFPLVDNPDSMILLGSIQRLELIKLIEKQIGRERRLQVAQKLQKEAEERAKEEMERKLRDPERTRRPSRFEVIPAPDILKMQRQSVNDLTSAGNGSDHHTYHTPCFGTQPKKSILKKTNSFTLKGFSPLVSPAMTPYTTVTGAESRIRLAFEAIFRKSATLQDVDPDPEVGNTNVTSSDSVDEANIPPHTPMLAPSPAASKKVQLPRERVIDMSPEDQKRWEESEMSSEVDFSRCHIDPAPFQLVERTSLLKVHSLFSMVGVNHAYVTAIGRLVGVVALKELRKAIEDANSGIPPAHADINPTISVSSLTKSDADTEIIKDDDNLNSIDVIIDDKSHNKVDNI
- the LOC103579991 gene encoding chloride channel protein 2 isoform X3; the protein is MYGRYTKDLGEFAKEEARKLKSHEKARRKLDKVRAEDLRKSRRGPLCRKAVALLACIWKHTGARLGEDWVFLALLGIIMALISYAMDRGISMCNNARIWLYQDLTTHPALQFLAWVSLPVCLILFSAGFVHIVAPQSIGSGIPEMKTILRGVALKEYLTFRTLVAKVIGLTATLGSGLPLGKEGPFVHIASIVATLLSKLVTSFQGIYENESRNCEMLAAACAAGVASCFAAPIGGVLFSIEVTTVYFAVRNYWRGFFAAVCGATMFRLLAIWFQREETITAMFATNFTMDFPFDPQELFIFALIGVGSGLGGAFYVWLHRQYVIFMRKNKSMNLFLQKNRFLYPGIVSLLVASVSFPLGLGQFMAGELNTHNQVQGLFTNFTWTKSKLSVEEMSVVKHWSTPYSDVFVGLFCYVLFTFIFSIICSTVPVPSGIFIPVFKIGAALGRAVGEAMALGFPNGVRIGAFNTPITPGGYATVGAAAFSAGVTHTISVSVIVFEMTGQITHIVPIMIAVLISNAIAALLQPSIYDSIILIKKLPYLPDLLPSSSGMYNIYVEDFMVRDVKYIYHGISYQKLKETLKENRKLRGFPLVDNPDSMILLGSIQRLELIKLIEKQIGRERRLQVAQKLQKEAEERAKEEMERKLRDPERTRRPSRFEVIPAPDILKMQRQSVNDLTSAGNGSDHHTYHTPCFGTQPKKSILKKTNSFTLKGFSPLVSPAMTPYTTVTGAESRIRLAFEAIFRKSATLQDVDPDPEVGNTNVTSSDSVDEANIPPHTPMLAPSPAASKKVQLPRERVIDMSPEDQKRWEESEMSSEVDFSRCHIDPAPFQLVERTSLLKVHSLFSMVGVNHAYVTAIGRLVGVVALKELRKAIEDANSGIPPAHADINPTISVSSLTKSDADTEIIKDDDNLNSIDVIIDDKSHNKVDNI